In one window of Candidatus Zixiibacteriota bacterium DNA:
- the hemW gene encoding radical SAM family heme chaperone HemW — YCDFYSQTDLSQEDDCLAAINRELAYLGERYGRLWTETLYLGGGTPSLLKTENLFWLIYNIFQTFPSSKIRSAPEITIELNPDDVTDIKLEAYRNMGINRISLGLQTFNDRLLRLINRRHNSNDSRRAMEKVRQAGFDNLSVDLIFAIPGQSLEDIENDLEQVLRFSPEHISIYCLTFEPETRFDQLRREGRLEPQDEKKQAVAYRFIRGFLQGRGYRHYEISNFCLPGRTCRHNLNYWHCGNYIGLGPAAHSHIDDQRWSNSYDLPEYIRRLSSDNSAVEFEEKLDRKMQAEELVLMSLRLREGLNLKLYKKISGQDILLKRDALINDLIENRLIELAGDQLRLTAEGFLIADQIILELA, encoded by the coding sequence CTATTGTGATTTCTACTCACAGACTGATTTGAGCCAGGAGGATGACTGCCTGGCGGCCATAAACCGGGAACTGGCATATCTCGGTGAAAGATACGGCCGGCTCTGGACCGAAACTTTGTACCTGGGCGGAGGAACACCCTCGCTGCTCAAAACAGAGAATCTGTTCTGGCTGATTTATAACATCTTTCAGACTTTTCCGAGCTCTAAAATTCGCTCCGCTCCGGAGATCACAATCGAACTCAATCCCGATGATGTCACTGATATTAAGCTCGAGGCTTACCGCAATATGGGAATCAATCGTATCTCACTGGGACTGCAGACTTTCAATGACAGGCTCCTGCGTTTAATCAACCGCCGGCATAACTCGAATGACAGCCGTCGGGCGATGGAGAAAGTCCGCCAGGCCGGTTTTGATAACCTATCGGTCGACCTGATCTTCGCCATCCCGGGACAGTCCCTTGAAGACATAGAAAACGACCTCGAACAGGTTTTGAGGTTCTCTCCTGAACATATTTCAATTTACTGCCTCACATTTGAACCGGAAACCCGTTTCGACCAGCTCCGCCGTGAGGGCAGGCTCGAACCGCAGGACGAAAAAAAGCAGGCTGTGGCATACAGATTTATTCGCGGGTTTCTCCAAGGGCGCGGTTACCGGCATTACGAAATCTCGAATTTCTGCCTTCCCGGCAGGACCTGCAGGCACAACCTCAACTACTGGCATTGCGGCAACTACATTGGACTGGGTCCCGCCGCCCACTCCCATATTGACGATCAGCGCTGGAGTAACAGCTATGACCTTCCCGAATATATCCGCAGGCTGTCCAGCGATAATTCAGCTGTCGAATTCGAGGAAAAACTCGACCGGAAGATGCAAGCGGAAGAGCTGGTGCTGATGTCCCTGCGACTGCGCGAGGGCCTCAATCTCAAGCTCTACAAGAAGATAAGCGGTCAGGATATACTCCTTAAGAGAGATGCCCTAATCAATGATCTAATTGAAAATCGATTGATCGAACTGGCCGGCGATCAGCTTCGACTCACGGCCGAAGGTTTTTTAATTGCCGACCAGATAATTCTCGAGCTGGCCTGA